The Gossypium hirsutum isolate 1008001.06 unplaced genomic scaffold, Gossypium_hirsutum_v2.1 scaffold_403, whole genome shotgun sequence genomic sequence ataacctccctctttcttttttttttcttttagtatccttatatttcttttattatttcttttcttttacttaaaataatgaccacttcatggaaatttaccacatagtctaatatatgctccatcatggccggccactatgcacacaaaaggagtatttgacatgcaaagccaatattttcactacatgcttaaataggtccttataaattaacctatcgcatttcaaaagtgtcacacataagttctattaactaggttcacatgcaatcgactaaatcgaagtttaaaactttcacacattcatattcacatattctagacaataattatcacatccaaatacttcggtgactcggcttagcggtcccgaaaccacttcccgactagggtcaatttagggctgtcacataggtAACTGACTTGCTTTTGTATctcctttatattttgaaatggaaatggaatgaAAGCTGATGGGGGACTTTTCTCATTCGGTTACTTGCTGCTTCTCTTTGGattttcattttgttcttttgttttgttttgcttcCTGTTTTTCATGAGCTTATGCTCTTTGTTGTTCATTGTTGCTGCTACCTTTTTTCTAACAAATGGTAATCAGAGCCTCTTGTCTTTGAGGACCTCTATTGTTTAAgttttttgtttcaaaataaactcaaaaatcGTGTTTGTCAAACCAGTTTCAGCAACATGAGCTTTGCACCTCCTCCACCACCAATTTTTGCTGGAGaaaactaccacatttgggtagttaaaatgaaaacttacctcCAAGCACTTGATCTGTGGAGTGCAGTTGAAAATGATGTCGAGCCACCACCACTGAGAGCAAATCCAACTATTGCTCAGATCAGGCAACATGGTAaggagcgagccaagaagcataaAGCCATGGCCTACCTACAGAATGGAGTGTCTGATGTGATTTTTACtcgcatcatggcctgtgactcaccCAAACAAGCTTGGGACAAGCTAAAAGAGGAGTTCATGGGATCAGACAAGACTAGGCAGCAACAAGTCATCAACCTTAGAAGggagtttgaaaatttgaagatgaaggagtcagaaactatcaagcaatattctgataGGATTATGGCTACTGTCAATAATATTAGACTCCTTGAAGAAGATTTTAGTGATAGCAGGGTTGTTGAGAAGGTTATTACCACCTTACCTGAAAGGTTTGAGTCAAAAATCTCCTCATTGGAGGACTCGAGAGATCTCACAACCATTTCTTTGTTTGAGTTGGTTAACTCACTCTATGCACTTGAGCAGAGAAGAGCAAGTAGGCAGGAGGAGAGTCTTGAAGGTGCTTTTCAAGCAAAGGTCAGAGAAGGCTCTAGCTCAAGCCAGAAAGCTAAGAAGCCTTGGTTTGAAAAGAGGGAAAGATCAAAGAAAGATGCCGGTAGAAGGAGGTTTCCACCATGTGTTCACTGCAAGAAGACTAATCATTTGGAGAAGTATTGCTGGACCAGACCAGACATACAGTGCAAAATCTGTAGAAGTCATGAGAAGGCACAAGCACAGCCAGTACAAGCCAAGTCTGCCGAGGATGtccaagctcaggaggagcatgtaTTTACAGCTTCATGTTTTGCAGCTAACAGCAAGAGCAGTTGGCTTGTGGATAGTGGCTGCTCACACCACATGGCTGCAGATGAGAGCCTTTTCAAGAACATTGACAGAAGCTTTGTCTCGAAGGTCAAGATAGGCAATGGCAACTTGATTGAACCAAAAGGAAGAGGTGATGTGGTGATTCacactggttcaggtaacaaaATCATTTCTGATGTGCTCTATGTGCCAGAAATAGACCAAAATTTACTCAGTGTAGGCCAGCTAGTCAAGAAAGGCTTTTCACtagttttcaagaatgattcttgtGTTATAAGTGATGCTCATGGTAGGGAGATTGTCTCAGCACCTATGGGAGACAAATGTTTTATGCTGGATGTGAGTCAGCTTGAGAAAAGTGCCTATACAAGCTCAGTTGACAGTACTGGTCTTTGGcacaagaggtttggccatgttaACCTCAAATCACTTGATTTGCTGCACAAAATGAACATGACAGAGGACATGGTGAAGGTTAGTGCAAGTGAAGGTGTTTGTGAAGTGTGTCAGCTTGGCAAGTAGGCCAGGTTGCCTTTTCCAGTAAACCAAGCATGGAGGGCTCGAGAAAGACTTGATTTGGTGCACTCAGAtgtctgtggaccaatgaagacgcCTTCACTGAATGGCAGTAagtattttatactattttttgatgatctgaccagattttgctgggtttatttcatgaaacagaagtcagaagtgtttgaagtTTTTGGAAAGTTCAAGGCATTGGCAGAAAATCAAACAGGCTGCAGGATTAAGGCCTTGAGGACAAACAATGGTTCTGAATACTTGTCTGAAAGATTTCAGAAGCTATATGAGCAGGCTGGGATTCATCATCAATTGACCACAGTGTATACTCCTCAGCAAAATGGAGTATCTGAGAGGAAGAACAGGACAGTGATGAACATGACCAGATGTTTGTTGTTTCAAAGCAAGCTTCCAAGCATTTTTGGGCTGAAGGTGTCAACACCTCAGTGTACCTGCTCAATAGGCTGCCAACACATGCTGTGAATGATAAAACTCCTTTTGAAGCATGGTATGATCTTAAACCAACTGTTTCCCATTTAAAAGTATTTGGTTGCATGTGTTTTGTACTTGTCCCTGCAGAAAGAAGAACCAAGCTCGAGAAGAGGTCAGTTCCTGGTATATTTGTTGGCTACAGTAGCTGCAAGAAGGGCTACAGAGTATTTGATCCCTCAACCAAGAAGATTTTGGTAAGCAGGGATGTCAAATTCGATGAAGGAAGGTTTTGGAGTCTAGATGGCTCTAACACAAGTCAGTTTGAAGAAGAGCAGATTGACAGCAATCTGGAATTGGCAGAAAATGAAGTCAGTAATGCCAATGTAGATGATGCTCCTGTGAGAGGGACCAGGTCTATTGCTGATATCTACCAAAGATGCAATGTGGCCATTGTTGAGCCTTCAAGCTATGAAGAAGCTGCAAGAAGCAAGAGCTGGAAGAAGGCTATGGAGGCTGAAATCGACATGATCCATAAGAATGACACTTGGGATCTGGTAGACAGACTTGATCAAAAGAAGGTCATAGGTGTCAAGTGGTTTTTCAGGGCCAAGTTCAATGCAGATGGCTTTctgaacaagcacaaggcaaggcttgtggtgaaagggtacaatcaacagtttggcattGATTTTGAGGAGACATTTGCTCCAGTGGCAAGGCTGGATACCATAAAGCTTCTATTTGCTTTCGCTGCACAGAAACAGTGGAAGGTCCATCAGCTTGATGTCAAGTCAGCTTTCCTGAATGGCTTCCTTAAAGAGGAAATTTATGTTGAACAGCCTGATGGATTTAAAGTCCAAGGAAAGGAGGACAAGGTTTACAAGCTGAAGAAAGCACTCTATGGACTAAAACAGGCTCCTTGAGCCTGGTATGACAGGATAGATGCTTACCTGTCTAGGCTAAATttcgagaaaagtttgagtgagccAACTTTGTTTATAATGAAGTCTAAAGATGAGACTTTGCTGATTGTCTCAATATATGTGGATGATCTATTAGTGACTGGAAGCAGGGTCGATTTGATTCAGGAGTTCAAGAAGAATATGCAAGACATGTTTGACATGACAGACTTGGGAATCATGACTTACTTTCTTGGTATAGAAGTAGACCAGTCTGATCAAGGCATTTTTATCAGCCAGCATGCATTTGCCTTGAAAATTCTCACTAAGTTTCATATGGAAAACAGCAAACCAGTGAGCACACCATTAGCTATGGGAGAGAAACTAAGCAGCTTTGGAAATGAATAAAAGGTAGATGAAAAGGAGTATAGAAGCTTGATTGGCTGTTTACTTTACTTGACAGCAACCAGACCTGACCTTATGCATTCAGTTAGTCTACTGTCCAGATTCATGCACAGCTGCAATACAACTCATTTGAAAGCAGCAAAGAGAATACTCAGGTATGTCAAAGGTACTTTGAAGTTTGGTGTAATGTTCAAGAAAGGAAGTGAGCTGAAATTAACTGGCTACTCAGATAGTGACTGGGGTGGATCAGTTGATGATATGAGAAGTACTTCAGGCTACTTCTTTACACTTGGTTCGGGAGTTTTcagttggagttcaaagaagcaacaaactgttgctcagtcTACTGCTGAAGCCGAATACATAGCAGCAGCTGCAGCAGTGAATCAAGCCAGTTGGCTTAGGAAGTTGCTATGTGATTTGAATGAAGAACAGCTTGAGCCTACTGAAATTATGGTGGATAACCAGTCAGCAGTTGCCATCTCAAAAAATCCtgtttttcatggcaaaaccaaacattttaagCTCAAGTTTTACTTTGTTCGAGAAGTTGTTCAATCCAAAGAAGTGTGTCTAACACATTGCAGCTCACAAGATCAATTGGCTGACATTTTGACAAAGCCTCTTGGCACAATCAGGTTTGAATTTCTAAGGGATTCAATCGATGTTTGTTgcctacagtccaaggaggagtgttgagcattggcctgcaatgcaacaaacTTCCAGCAGCAGCATGTCTGTTTGAAGATTGAATCAGAAGCaactttttgtttaaattttgtattttttttgtgatGTTAACAAGTTGGCAAGTTGCTTGATATTTAAAGCTAGTACTTTTAGATTTGAAAATGATGGATGTAATAGTTGATTTATTTTCAGCTTTTGACTTGTATTATTTTAGTTGGCAACTTGCCAAATTTGGTGGGAGTAGTTACGTTTAGGTAACTGACTTGCTTTTGTATctcctttatattttgaaatggaaatggaatgaAAGCTGATGGGGGACTTTTCTCATTCGGTTACTTGCTGCTTCTCTTTGGattttcattttgttcttttgttttgttttgcttcCTGTTTTTCATGAGCTTATGCTCTTTGTTGTTCATTGTTGCTGCTGCCTTTTTTCTAACAAAACATTACTTGCTTTAACGTCTCTGTGGATAATTCTAAGACGAGAATCTTCATGCAGATGCATGATACCTCGGGCAGTTCCTTTAATAATATTGAGTCGTTTTTGCCAAACTAGTTGGGCAGGCAAACTCGAATCTGATAAATGCTCATgaaggagagaaaaagaaatgacaatttaaatattcaaatttatttcgTGTATGTATAAGATAATGTTGTTATTTAAAGGTTGAAGGATCAAACCGAATAGGAACACGTCAAGGCTTTTGTTGGGCATGAATTCATAAACAAGCAACTTTTCGTTTTTCTCTAAGCAGCATCCTAAGAGCCTCACAAGATTCCTATGCTGTAATTTGGCAATTAACATGACCTCATTCTTGAAATCAAGCAGCCCTTGACCAGAAGTTCTTGAGAGCTTTTTAACTGCAATTTCTTTTCCATCCGCTAGTGTGCCCtataaattaacatattaacaTGCATTTTTTCTTAACTACGTTATTTTAGTTCCTAACCATAATTACCTTGTATACAGGGCCAAATCCACCTTGTCCTAGCTTATTTTCATCACAAAAATTATTGGTTGCTGCTTGTAAAATATTCAATTGAATTGAAGGAATCTCCTGCGACCTTCCTATATTTTGTAGATCAAAATCTTCGCTTGAGTTCCCACGAGGAGCACTTCCCATTACCAAGTCAATTAATCGAACTTCTTGGCCTTTATCTTCTGTAATAAAACAAAATGTGATTGGCTATAAGATTATAACATAAATTTGTAAATGCCAGCATGATCTAATAGTGCATACCTTGAACGTTTCTCCTTCTCCAGATAAAGAAACCACAAGCAGAAAACAGAGCTAGTCCTAGAGTAGCTGATAAGCTTGCACCAAGTGGAATCCATATTGATTTGTTTTGTTTCGTTTCATCTGATAATTTTTTCCCAGAAAAAGGAGATCTTATCATCAACTCGTGGAAGGACAAGTAACAGGAAACACAAAAACTCAACTAGCCTTAAGAAGCAAGAGAGCAAAGTTTGCAACTCATATAGTGGAAGATTGTTTAGACTAGATACTAAGTGTGCTGGCAACCATATCTACTTAGGTTGAAATGAATACAAAAGAAGATGGGTAACTAACTCCAATCAAAGGAGCACATCCTTTTATTGATTGGCTAACCACTTACTCAACAGTCGAATTGACTATTCTTTTCTTACAACAAATGATAAAGCGAGGAAATCTTgcaatttttttgtttgaatcaAATGAAATCAGAGATGAAAAGGATGAGAAGGATTGAGAAAAGGAGCTGTGGTTAAGTCGTTGGCTGTGAGGAATGCTGGATTCAGAAAAGAAGGTTCTCAAACCATAttagaaattgaatgaatagatggtTTCTATGTtccaatttggtaattttttttacatcaaTTTACTTACGAGTCATCTAGCCATACTTACCTTTTGTAAATGTATGTGCAGGAGATAAAGCGGCAGTAGTGTCAGGTCCTAGTGCATAGAAGGGATGCAAATCCCAGCGGAAATAACAGTTAGGCTTCTGAACAAAACCACCTTGCTTCGCACGGCAACATTCCTCACGGGTTTCTGTGGCCCGCTTTAGGCAGTTCCAACAATATTCCTGTGATAAATCTGGGGTGCATTGCATTAGTGCATATATAGTTTGAGATTCTGTAAATTTTGCTTCCTCAGTTGCATACTTAAGTTTAGAAGAGCCGTTGGAAGCATTTCTCATCATATTGACCACCAAACCATCCCAAgccatttcaaattttgttagTACGTCCGATTTGATGCTTTCATTGTTATGAGCTGCATCCGTGGGTTCTACCTCCAAGTTTCCAAAAAATGGGCGATTTGCATAGTGTACAATACACGGTAGGACAACTGCCAATGAAACGGCTTCTTTCCGGTGAGGACACTTAACTGTGAGATCATGAACCGAGGAACTGACACAACTATAACACTCATCTTTAATTAAGTCTCCTCTGCACATCCCAAGAGCGTAAGCTTTGTTAGTCTTGGCCACCAATGGCTTCAAAGAAACCACCATTTTCAGAGACATTGTGTGGGAGAGAATCGAGAATATGGTCAAGGTTTTTTCCATATGTACTGCTGGTTGTGAAACTACCCGAGTCATTATAGCACCTAAAGCTT encodes the following:
- the LOC107929831 gene encoding putative cysteine-rich receptor-like protein kinase 30 → MVVSLKPLVAKTNKAYALGMCRGDLIKDECYSCVSSSVHDLTVKCPHRKEAVSLAVVLPCIVHYANRPFFGNLEVEPTDAAHNNESIKSDVLTKFEMAWDGLVVNMMRNASNGSSKLKYATEEAKFTESQTIYALMQCTPDLSQEYCWNCLKRATETREECCRAKQGGFVQKPNCYFRWDLHPFYALGPDTTAALSPAHTFTKDETKQNKSIWIPLGASLSATLGLALFSACGFFIWRRRNVQEDKGQEVRLIDLVMGSAPRGNSSEDFDLQNIGRSQEIPSIQLNILQAATNNFCDENKLGQGGFGPVYKGTLADGKEIAVKKLSRTSGQGLLDFKNEVMLIAKLQHRNLVRLLGCCLEKNEKLLVYEFMPNKSLDVFLFDSSLPAQLVWQKRLNIIKGTARGIMHLHEDSRLRIIHRDVKASNVLLEKRQQQQ